From the genome of Flavobacterium ovatum, one region includes:
- a CDS encoding thiamine diphosphokinase, translated as MSSHHIVRDDQEPALIIANGASCHPELLGQLLEWSPIVIVLDSAIERVMKMDIKVDVLLGDFDRGFDANYYKEKQYPLEVVHTPDQSKTDLEKAFDYLIEKKIPAVNVVWATGRRADHTITNLTNIVRYRDLLKIVILDDHSKVFLLPRKFEKWYTANTPISLIPIGHVTGIASENLFYPLQNDSLTIGYKTGSSNHVYQDGIVKIEHTEGDLLLMECMD; from the coding sequence ATGTCCTCACATCATATCGTTAGAGACGATCAAGAACCTGCTTTGATAATTGCCAATGGTGCTTCCTGTCACCCAGAATTATTAGGTCAATTACTAGAATGGTCACCAATAGTTATCGTACTCGACTCAGCTATAGAACGCGTAATGAAAATGGACATAAAAGTAGATGTTTTGTTGGGTGATTTTGACCGGGGTTTTGACGCCAATTATTACAAAGAAAAACAATACCCACTGGAAGTAGTACATACACCAGACCAAAGCAAAACTGACTTAGAAAAAGCTTTTGATTATTTGATCGAAAAAAAAATTCCAGCCGTCAACGTAGTTTGGGCAACAGGACGTAGAGCTGACCATACGATTACCAATTTGACCAATATTGTTCGCTATCGTGATTTGTTAAAAATTGTCATCCTTGACGACCATTCCAAAGTATTTTTATTACCTCGAAAATTCGAAAAATGGTATACCGCTAATACTCCTATTTCCTTGATTCCCATTGGACATGTGACTGGTATAGCATCCGAAAACTTATTTTATCCTTTACAAAATGACAGTTTAACTATAGGGTATAAAACAGGTAGCAGTAACCACGTTTACCAAGATGGAATCGTAAAAATAGAACATACCGAAGGTGATTTACTCCTTATGGAATGTATGGATTAA
- a CDS encoding DUF4249 domain-containing protein, whose protein sequence is MKKTNILIALISILFLSSCEEVVQVDLNTAAPKLVIEATIKWVKGTTGKDQKIKLTTTTSYFSNQIPVVSGATIMIKNSSNITFNFNEIGNTGEYICSDFVPKTNETYTLTVVNNGEIYTASETLKSVAPIEDVVQKNDGGFTGKTIQIKTFYTDPAPEVNYYLYQYSYTNQVTQTFYGDEDTFFQGNRIFSLSQNQDLKKGDEVKITHYGITKAYYNYMNILISIAGGGGGGPFQAPPATVRGNIINTTDKNNYPLGYFALSEIDTRTYTVQ, encoded by the coding sequence ATGAAAAAAACAAACATACTAATAGCGCTTATCTCCATACTTTTTCTGAGCAGCTGTGAAGAAGTTGTCCAAGTTGATCTCAATACTGCTGCTCCAAAATTAGTTATTGAGGCAACCATCAAATGGGTAAAAGGAACTACCGGTAAAGACCAAAAAATTAAATTAACAACGACTACTTCGTATTTCAGCAACCAAATCCCAGTGGTTTCTGGAGCCACAATTATGATAAAAAACAGCAGTAACATTACTTTCAACTTTAACGAAATAGGAAATACAGGCGAATATATTTGCAGCGATTTTGTTCCAAAAACCAACGAAACATACACTCTAACCGTGGTAAACAATGGCGAGATCTATACTGCGAGCGAAACACTAAAATCAGTCGCACCAATTGAGGATGTAGTTCAAAAAAATGACGGTGGTTTTACAGGAAAAACCATTCAAATTAAAACTTTTTACACTGATCCAGCTCCAGAAGTCAATTATTATTTATACCAATACAGCTACACCAATCAAGTCACTCAAACCTTTTACGGAGATGAAGATACTTTTTTCCAAGGGAATCGTATATTTAGTTTATCCCAAAACCAAGATTTAAAAAAAGGCGACGAAGTCAAAATAACCCATTATGGCATTACAAAAGCGTACTACAACTACATGAATATCTTGATTAGTATTGCTGGCGGTGGTGGCGGTGGTCCATTTCAAGCACCACCTGCAACCGTACGTGGAAACATCATCAACACCACCGACAAAAATAATTATCCGCTAGGATACTTTGCTTTATCAGAGATAGACACAAGAACTTATACGGTTCAATAG
- a CDS encoding TonB-dependent receptor → MLNKKTFTLILFLAFSVTTFAQNKSDREQSKQKFTLSGIISDNKNNETLIGVNIYIPETQSSINTNQYGFYSITLPKGSYTVLISYIGFKNITKKVTLDKNTKLNLNLTDSQEELDEVIVTGTNTSILIRKPEMSVNKLSISSIKKMPVVLGEVDVIKSLLLLPGVTNAGEGASGFNVRGGGADQNLILLDEATIFNSSHVFGFFSVFNPDAIKDLKLYKGGIPANFGGRASSVLDIYQKDGSSKSFHANGGIGLIASRILLEGPLVKNKGSFLIGGRSSYAHLFLKLSEDQKDNSAYFYDLNTKLSYKLNENNNLYLSGYFGRDVFAISKSFSNTYGNATLNLRWNHLFSDKLFSNLSLIYSDYYYGLDLDFVGFKWDSGIKNYNIKYDFKNYISDKFKLNYGMNAIYYSFNPGTIKPSDVSSGINFDQLDKKYAFEPALYVSAEQELSKKVAITYGLRYSMFYRLGQSTVNIYTNDNPVIFNTDLQIYQKATPTGTEFYNKNKIIQNFNNLEPRLAVSYQLTDDTSVKGSYNRMVQYLQLISNTSSPTPLDVWMPSDNFIKPQIADQVALGYFKNFNKDMYSLEVETYYKKIKNRLDYIDGADLIANKAIEQIVLNGQMRSYGLEIMLRKNEGKFNGWISYTLSKSEQQTPGRTAEELGINNGAWYNSVYDKTHNLAVTGAYKKSEKWSFGANFVLQTGQPVTYPNSQYYYSGIVVPSYGLRNENRLPTYHHLDVSATLTPTKNQDRNWKGEWVFSIYNLYNRKNAASINFRQNSDTGTNEAIKTSIFGMVPAVSYNFKF, encoded by the coding sequence ATGTTGAACAAAAAAACCTTCACACTAATACTGTTTTTAGCCTTTAGCGTCACTACTTTCGCCCAAAACAAGAGCGATAGAGAACAATCAAAGCAAAAATTCACATTAAGCGGTATCATTTCTGACAACAAAAATAATGAGACCTTGATTGGTGTCAATATTTACATCCCTGAAACCCAATCTAGCATTAACACCAATCAATACGGCTTTTACTCCATTACTCTCCCCAAAGGCTCTTACACAGTATTAATAAGTTATATTGGTTTCAAAAATATTACTAAGAAAGTTACATTAGACAAAAACACCAAATTAAATCTCAATTTAACAGACAGTCAAGAAGAACTGGATGAAGTAATTGTAACAGGAACAAATACCAGTATCTTGATTCGAAAACCAGAAATGAGCGTAAACAAACTCTCTATTTCTTCCATCAAAAAAATGCCTGTGGTACTTGGAGAAGTTGACGTTATTAAATCACTTTTACTACTTCCGGGCGTAACTAATGCTGGCGAAGGGGCTTCTGGATTTAATGTTCGTGGTGGTGGTGCTGACCAAAATTTAATCCTTTTGGACGAAGCTACCATTTTCAACTCTTCTCACGTCTTTGGTTTTTTCTCTGTTTTCAACCCCGATGCGATCAAGGATTTAAAATTATATAAAGGTGGAATTCCGGCTAATTTTGGAGGAAGAGCATCTTCAGTTTTGGATATTTACCAAAAAGATGGAAGTAGTAAATCCTTTCATGCCAATGGAGGTATTGGATTAATTGCTAGCCGTATTTTACTAGAAGGTCCTTTGGTAAAAAATAAAGGCTCGTTCTTGATTGGCGGACGAAGTTCTTATGCCCATCTATTTTTAAAACTATCCGAAGACCAAAAAGACAACTCGGCTTATTTTTATGATTTAAACACCAAATTGAGTTATAAACTCAATGAAAATAACAACTTATACTTATCTGGATATTTTGGGCGTGATGTATTTGCTATTAGCAAAAGCTTCTCTAATACGTATGGAAATGCAACTCTAAACTTAAGATGGAACCATTTATTCTCGGATAAACTATTCTCAAACTTATCCTTAATATATAGCGATTACTACTATGGATTAGATTTAGATTTTGTAGGTTTCAAATGGGATTCGGGGATTAAGAATTACAATATTAAATACGATTTCAAAAATTATATTTCTGACAAATTCAAACTGAATTACGGCATGAATGCTATTTATTATTCCTTTAATCCGGGAACTATAAAACCCTCAGATGTGAGTTCTGGAATTAACTTTGATCAATTGGATAAAAAATATGCTTTTGAGCCCGCCTTATATGTGAGCGCAGAACAAGAACTTTCCAAAAAAGTCGCCATTACTTATGGCTTGCGTTACAGTATGTTTTACCGTTTAGGTCAATCTACAGTAAATATATATACCAATGACAACCCTGTCATTTTCAATACAGATTTACAGATTTACCAAAAAGCAACACCTACAGGAACTGAATTCTACAACAAAAACAAAATCATTCAAAACTTCAATAATCTAGAGCCTCGCTTAGCGGTTTCATACCAGCTCACAGATGACACTTCAGTAAAAGGCAGTTACAACAGAATGGTCCAATACCTACAATTGATTTCTAACACTTCGTCTCCTACTCCATTGGATGTTTGGATGCCAAGTGACAATTTCATCAAACCACAAATTGCGGATCAAGTTGCTTTGGGTTATTTCAAAAATTTCAATAAAGACATGTATTCATTAGAAGTAGAAACCTATTACAAGAAAATCAAAAATCGTTTGGACTACATAGATGGAGCCGACTTGATTGCCAACAAAGCCATTGAGCAAATTGTTCTCAACGGACAAATGCGCTCTTATGGTCTAGAAATCATGTTGCGCAAAAACGAAGGTAAGTTCAATGGATGGATTTCTTATACCTTATCCAAATCAGAACAACAAACACCGGGAAGAACGGCAGAAGAATTAGGGATAAACAATGGTGCTTGGTACAATTCAGTTTACGACAAAACACACAACCTTGCCGTTACAGGAGCTTACAAAAAGAGCGAAAAATGGAGCTTTGGTGCCAATTTTGTTTTACAAACTGGTCAACCCGTAACCTATCCAAACAGTCAATATTACTACTCTGGAATTGTAGTACCGAGTTACGGCTTACGCAACGAAAATCGCTTACCAACCTACCATCACCTTGACGTTTCTGCTACCTTAACACCTACAAAAAACCAAGATAGAAACTGGAAAGGCGAATGGGTTTTCAGCATTTACAACTTATACAATCGTAAAAATGCAGCTTCCATCAATTTTAGACAAAACTCAGATACTGGTACCAATGAAGCGATAAAAACTTCTATCTTCGGAATGGTTCCTGCAGTAAGTTATAATTTTAAATTCTAA